DNA sequence from the Cyanobium sp. WAJ14-Wanaka genome:
GAGACCCGATCCCAGCCCGCGGATTGAAGCCTTTCAGCAGCAATTGTTGGCTTTGCAACGCTTGGGCACTAGGCAAGCGCAGTTGAGCATTGCGGCCATGGAGGCGCAGCCAGCGAATCAGGCCCTGCAGCATCAAATAGATATCAAGGTGATCACCGATGGTGAGCACCACGTTCTGGATCGCGTTGCTGAGCCATATAAGGGCCTATTTCAGATGGTTATCACCCAGCCCAAAACAGCAAAGCATCTTGGATTTGAGGCCCAAAAGTTTTTGGTTAGTCGCCTTGATCAAGGTTATGACATGTATGGTTATATGGAAGATGATCTGGTGATTCACGACCCTTGGTTTTTCCGTAAGATCAACTGGTTTAGAAGCCAACTAGGGGATGATTGCATATTGCTACCCCACCGTTATGAATTGCATTATGAGCCCCATGCCGTGGATAGATTTTATATTGATGGGCCAATGCATGAATTGGAACTACAGCAGGTGATTGCAGATCCAGCACCATCGCTGGCGGCTGATTGGCCGGGGGGACGGATCTTTTTTGAGTCTCCCCTCAATCCCCATGCTGGCTGTTTTTTTCTAAGTGCGGCCCAGCTTCAGTATTGGCTTCAGCATCCCAGCTGGCAGGATGGAGATTGCAGTTGGGTGTCTCCCTTAGAGAGCGCCGCCACCTTGGGAATTTCCAAGACATTTCGTTTGTTTAAGCCGGCGATGGTGCAGGCGGCCTGGTTGGATTTACAGCACTGGGGCCGTAGCTTTCATGGCCTTATTGGGAAGTCGCTGTCTTTGGAGCAGGCCTATGAGAATTTGCTGCAATCTAGGCCGGCAAGCAGCTCATCCCAGGATCCAAATTGAGTGGAGCGTTTGATGCTCAGCAACTTGGCGTAGCTGTTGTGCGGTTGCATTAATTCCTGCCATCGCTCATCACAAAACAGCGGTAGTAGCACAATTCCAGTTTCTCCAAGGGCCACGCATAGGTGGGCAAGTGCGGTATCGATTGTGAGCACTTGATTGGCATGTATCAGCGCGGAAAGCTGCTGGAGGCCACCCTGCTGGGGGTTTTTCAGCTGGACTCCCAGGCCAGAGAGTTGTTGTTGTTCCCATGCTTGCCAGAGGCTGATGTCGGTGATGCTCAATCCGGGTTGCCTAGCCAGGGTGTGTTTGTAGAACTGGCGCACCAATTGAAAGGGCACTGAGCGGCTATGGGCTGAGAGACGATCTCCTGCCCCGGCGGCCCTCCAGCAACACAGCAGGCCCATTGATCGGGGCCTTTTCCCCAGCTGTTCAGTTGCCGTTGGTTCAATCCAGCTTCCGTAGGCAGGGCCGGGAGATTGGTTGAAAAGCCAATGGCGGATCGCCATCGCCGGCACGGCGGGATCTTCGCTCCATTTCAAAGGGCCTTGCCGCCAGCCAAGAGCGGCGAATTGCCTCTGCCGCTCTTGGCTGGCGCTGAATTTGAGGTGCACTTGATTCTGTTGGGCCCAAGGCAACACCAGGCTGAGGGCCTCCAAGTGATCACCTAGCCCACCATTAAGTGCTACCAATAAGGTCGTCCCATGGTCCATGGCCCGGGCTATTGCCCCGGCCGCCCGCTCCTGCCACGCAGGAGGGACAAGATGGCAATAGGGGTTGGCAAGGCCGTCGTGGCGAGCCAGGCGGAAGCGCCATTGGGCGGCCGCACCTGCTTCCAAGGGCTGCTGCTGGTTGAGGATTGTGCGGATCTCTCCGTACATCCCCAAATTCAGGGCCACATGACCTGTGCGGATGTTTGGAGGCATTGCCGCCAATTGGGGCTGGAGCCATTGCCGGGCCAGGGGCAGGTCATTGCTGAACAGGGGCCAGGGAGAATGGGAGCTGTTCATCGGGGGTGGCAGTGAGATTGCTGCTGGTGCATCAGAATTTCCCTGGCCAATTTCGGCAGCTGGCCCCATACCTGGCCCAGCAGGGCCATGAGCTGGTGGCGATTTGTTCTCACCAGCGGCCCGTTGCTCTTACGGGCAGGATATTGCGATATCAGGAGCCGGCCAAACCTACGGGGTTGCCCTTGGGCAGCATGATCTGGCATGAGGGGCTGGAGCGAGCCGCTGCCGTGGCAAGGCTTTGTGCCCAGTTGGAGGCCCAGGGCTGGCGGCCCGACAGGATCCTGGCCCACAGCGGTTGGGGGGAAACGATTGCCATTGATCAGGTGTGGCCGAATGTGCCCCAGATCGTCTGGCCCGAACTCTGGGTACAACCCCACCATGGCGGCCATGGTCATGATCCGCTGCTGCCAGTGCCTGGGTTGGAAGAACATTTAGCCCAGCTTGGCCGCAATGCCCTTACCCGCACTGCGCTTGCTAAGGCCCGCCTGTGGATTTTGCCCACCAGGCACCAGGCCAACAGCTTTCCTGCTGTCTTCCAAGGCGCCAGGCTGCAGGTGGTGCATGAAGGCATTGACACGGCGTTGGCCTGTCCGGATCCCCAGGCCAGTTACGAAGTGCGGGGCATTGCGATCAACCGCCATATCCCCACAATCACTTTTATAAACCGCAACTTGGAGCGATTACGGGGATTTGATCAGTTTCTTAGGTCCCTAGTTGTGATTCAAAGGGAGCACCCCACCGTACGGGCCTTAATAGTGGGGGATAACGAAGGCGGCTATGGGGGAGCCCACAGTTCAGGTTTACCCCTCAAGCAGGTGTTATTGGAGGAGCTGGCGGGGCAGCTAGATCTTGAGCGCATCCATTTCCTAGGGCGGGTGCCCCACCCCGTGTTGATTCGCCTGCTCCAGGCCGGCTGGGTGCATGTATATCTGAGCTATCCCTTTGTGCTCGGCTGGAGCCTACTGGAAGCCATGGCCTGTGGCTGTTGCATCGTTGGCAGTGAGGGCATGCCGGTGGCTGAAGTGATTAAAAACGGCCAACAGGGACTGCTGGTTCCTATTCAGGACCAAAACAATCTTGGCCAAACGGTGCTTAAGCTTTTGGCCAATCCAACCCTGCGCAATCAGCTGGGGCAGCGGGCTCGACAGGCTTCCATGGCCTGGGATCAAAAGATAACGCTCCCAAGGCTAGGTGCCTTGGTGGAGGCGGCATCCCCTTTGCCGTAATGCATGAACAGATTTTCCAATTGTTGGGCAGAATGGGTAACGCTGAAGCGCTCATGCACGCGTGCTTTGCCTACACTTTGCAGCTTTTCCAGGAGCCCGGGCTCATCCAACAGCCGTTTCAATTGCTGGGCCAGATGGGGGGCGTTGCCAGGCTCAAAGCGCAGGCCGCTTACTCCGTCTTCAAACAGTTCACTGGCGCCGCCTACGCCGCTGCTAACCAGGGCCAGGCCACTTGCCATTGCTTCAGCAGCCACGATGCCGAAGGCTTCTGGGTAAATCGAAGGGAAAACTAAAACATGGTGAATTCTTAGAAAACGGGCTAGTTGGGTTCTACTGAGCTCTCCGAAAAAATAATTTTCCTCTAGCCCCCCCTCGGCCATGTTTGCGCTCAAGAGCTGCTGGAGGCCTTTCTGGTAAGGCTTTCCTGCAAAATTTGCCTGTACACGTATTCCTTGTCTGTGCAAAATGACGATAGCGTCTGCCAAGGTTTGCACTCCTTTTGTGGACATTAAGATCCCCGCGAAACAAACTTTTAGAGGGGATGCGGCTGTTCCCAGTGGCTTTGGTGGTAGGGCATTTGTGGTTAAGGAAGTTTCGAATAGCCCAACGCGAGCCCCCGGGTAAACCACAGGAATCGGTTGATGATTAAATCCTGAAGCAACAAGGCTCTTGCGCACGCACCGACTAGCGGCTACAGGTAAGTAATTGGCGTGAATTGGCTGTAATTCCGCAGGATATGGTGGGGTTATGAAGCCAACATGATGCAATACAGAGCAGCCTTGCGATACCAATGGTAAAAGCAACTCAGGGCCAAGCATTTCCAGATTGCCCACAAGGATCCCATCCCATTCCTTGAGGCCCAGCCAATGTTTGATCAGTTTTTGATTGTCATGGTCAATGCTCAGGCATTTAGGCCGGTCTCCCAAAAATCTCATCCCCCCTTCAAAGGTTCCTTTGAGGGTTAGGCAGCGGTTCACCGGTTCGCCGCTGGGGCCATGGCTAGAGGGGCCCAAATAGGGGGCATCGCTGCTGATCACCTGCAGCCGATGCCCCCTTTGCATGAGTCCCCAGCAGAAATCGGCCATGCAGCGGCCAAAGCCCCCCAGCTCCTGGGGGGGATAGAGGTTGGTGATCAGCAGTAGGTCCATGCGCTCGAATACGGCCCCTTAGGCTTCCCGATAACCTATTAAATCTCATGTTTTGCAGCCCCTGCCCGCGCTGATTACCAGCGCAGATCTTTTGCCCGGGGGTGGGTTGCTCAATGGCCGCCGTTGGGCGGGCCAGCAATTGCTCCTGGGCTGGGCCGAGGCATCTGGGGCAAGGCCAATGGCCCTTGCCCATGCCCAGCCCAGCAGCCTGCAGAGCCTGATGCCGATGTTGCGTCAGGCGGGCTTCAGCGGTGAACTGCATGGCCTGGGGCTTTTGGAACCCCAAGCCATTGCCCCATGGGGTGGCCTGTTTCTGCCGGATCCCTCGATCGGCCGTTGGGCCCAATGGCGGCAGCAGGCCGGCCCAGCCTCCTTCTCTCTTATTGGCCAGATCCACACGCTCTCCACCCCCGCAGCCCAGGCCCATCTTCAGGATCTGGTTAGCGAGCCTGTCCAGCCCTGGGATGCCCTTATCTGCAGCAGTACCGCTGGCAGGGAGGTCGTGCGGGCCGTAATCCACGATCGTTGGCAGCAGTTGGCTTCCCGTGTGGCGCCGGGTCAGCTCGTCGGCGAGCCCATTTCACCCCAATTGCCGGTGATTCCCCTGCCCCTGCCGATTCGCCAGATGCGGGCCAACCTCCCCAGCCGTGCCGCTGGCCGTGCCGCCCTCGATCTGCCGGCTAATGCCGCGGTGATTCTCTGGCTAGGGCGGCTGTCGTGGCTCACCAAGCTCGACCCCTGGCCCAGCTATGCCTTGCTTGAGAGGTTGGCGGGTCGGTTGGCACGGCCCCTGGTGTTGATTGAGTGCGGCCCAGATGATGTCCAGCCCGCGGCGGCGGGGCTGGAAAAGTTGCGGGCTCTCTGCCCTGGGGTGCGGTTTGTGCGGCTTGGCGGAGAACAGCCGGTGGAGGAGGCCGTGAAGTGGCAGGCTCTGGCCGCCGCAGATGTGGCCCTATCTCTGGTGGACAACATCCAGGAAACCTTCGGCTTAGCCGTAGCTGAGGCCATGGCGGCGGGTTTGCCTGTGGTGGCATCTAATTGGGATGGTTATCGAGATCTAGTGCGAGATGGGCTAGATGGTTTTCTGGTGCCATGCCGTTGGGCGGCTTCCGCCCCGGCGCTTTCCACCAAGCTGGCCTGGCAGCAGTTCACCGGCCTACAGAGTTTTCCTGCCGTTGCCGGAGCCCTGGCCCAATTGGTGCAGGTGGATGGCCGGGCTGCTGAATCGGCGCTGTTTTCCTTGCTTGAGGATGCGCCAATGGCGGCGGCCATGGGCCGTGCCGCCCGCCAGCGGGCCGAACAAAGCTTTGCCCAACAAGTGGTGATGGCTCAATACGAGGCCTTATTTGAGGAGTTGGCCGATCGACGGCTTCTGGAGGTGGCCCATTGCAGCCCCCAGCCTCCTCCCTTGGCCCTGGATCCGGTCCGGGCCTTCCGCGGCTATGCAAGTACGACGCCACCTGAGATCGGATGGGCCAATGAAAATATGCTTGCTGACCTCCCGGTGGCCTTGCGCCAGGAGCGCCAGCCCATATGGAGCTTGCTGCAAGCCAGCGCTTCCCAGCACGACCAACCGGCTCTTTTGCACGACCTATGGCGGAAGCATCGATGAACCATCTGCCCTTACCTGTGCGATTGCGCCATCGCCTGATTTTGAGCCGCTGGCAGCGCTGGTGGTTTCCCAGCCTGTGCTTGCTGCCCTACCTACTTTGCCTGGCCTGGATGCTGAGTAAGGGGTTGTACTGGGTGGCCCAGGTGCTATTGGCACCCCTGCTGATGGGTGCGCTGATGGCCCTGCTGACCTTTTGGCTGGCTGAACAGGAATTTCGAACCAGCCGCAGGCGATAATTTATCTTTGATATATCGGCTTCATAAACGTGCATCTACCCCATCAGGCCTGGTCTGCCACCAGCTGTGCAGCCCTGGATCAGCGTGACGCCTTGGCGAGTTTTTGGCTGGCAGCTCCCGATGATCTTCTTCCCAGTTTTTGGGCCTCCCCCCTAGGGGAAGCCACAAAGGCACTGGTGCGTCAGCTTCACCCCCAGAGCAGCTTCACTGCTGAGCAGGTGGCATTGCGTAATGCCATCGGTGAAAGGCTGCAGGCAGGTTTCCAGACCCCCCTTGCCCTGCAGCTATTGCTGGCCAACTGGCTCTATTCAGCACCGGGCCTGATGAAGATCGCTAACCCCCAGCAAAACCTGCCCGCCTGGCTTCTGCCCGCCTATCTGGAACTCTATGAGGGGCAGGGATCCCAAGCACCTGTTCAGCAAGCTGCCAGCGACGGCCAGGTGTTACCAGCCACCCAGCTCCCCCAACCAGATTTCGGCAGCTTTCCCGAAACCTTGCAGGAATTGGTGGGAAATCGGATCCAGCTCAATCGCATGCTGGGGTTGTCAAACCTTTATTACATCGACCCCGAAGATCAGGAAATCCTCCACGAACTACGTCAGCTGCGTCTGCAGTTAATTAATTCCATTCTGCGCACTTCTGAAGGCCAGTTGGAGCAGCTCTGGGCCACGGATCTGGGTGATCGCTATTGGGCCATGGTGCGATCGGGAGTTCAGAATGAGGCCCTAGGCTCCGAGGAGGAGCGGATTAAGGAACAGGTCACCGGGCGGCTGCAGCCTAGCCAAGGGGGTGGTTTTGGCACCTCTGGCAGCCTCAACGCTTTCCTGGCGGCGATGTTGCTCTTTCCCCCTGGAAGCATGCGCGTTGACGGGGCGGAACAGAAGATTCCTGGTTGGTTGCTTAGCCCCTATCAAGAAATTTTTGTTCAGCCCTTGGCTGCCCAAGCCTGAGGGCTGGGGCAGCTGCCATGAGGATCCTGATATCCCACAACAACTATCCATCCCAATTTCGCCGGCTGGCTCCTGCCCTGGCGGAACAGGGCCACGAGGTGGTATTTGTGGCACAACAGCAGGAATGGCATGCCCAGGCCCCCGGGCCCGGAGTGCGCCTGATCACCTACCAGCCCCACCGGGTCGGTGGCTCTGAGGCCCTACATCCCTATCTGAGAAGGTTCGAGGCCTGTGTGTTGCAGGGTCAGGCCGCCTATCGCGCCTGCCACGCCCTAAGCCAAGAAGGTTGGCAGCCTGATTTCATTCTCAACCATGTGGGCTTTGGTAACGGCTTTTACCTCAGTGATCTATTCCCCCAAGCCCGCCGGATCGGCTTGTTTGAGTGGTATTACAACTCCCATGGAGCCGATGTGGATTTCCTTCGCCGCGGCGATGTGGAACCTGATCGGGCCATGCGCCTGCGTACCTGGAATGCCCAGATCCTGCTTGAGTTAGCCCATTGCCACATTGGTGTGGTGCCAACCCAATGGCAGTGGCAACAATTCCCCGAGCATCTTCGTGGCCATCTGCAGGTAATTCACGAGGGTGTGGACGTTCAGAGGCTTTCCCAGCTGCGGAGCGCTGGGCTGCCCCGCCCTGCCTGCCTGCCTGAGGATTCTCCCTTGGAAATCCTCACCTACGTAAGCCGGGGTTTTGAGGATTACCGCGGCTTTCCCCAGGCAATGCAGGCAATTGCCCTGCTCCAGGCGCGCAGGCCAAACTTGCACGTATTGATCGCTGGCTCCGACCAGGTGGCCTATGGAGCCAGTCGCAGCGACGGGCGCAGCTGGGGTGCCTGGGCCCGTGAAGAGCTTCCCCTTGATGATGCCCGCACCCATTGGCTAGGCCCCCTGCAGGAGGGGGAATATCACCAGCTGCTTGCCTGCAGCGATGTGCATCTTTACCTCACCGTGCCCTTTGTGCTGAGTTGGAGCCTGATCGAAGCGATGGCAGCCGGCTGCTGCCTGGTGGCGAGTGCAACCGCACCGGTGCAGGAGGTGCTTACTGATGGCAAGAGTGCCAGGTTGGTTGATTTCTTTTGCCCCGAGGCCCAGGCCCAGGCCATTGCTGAGCTGCTCGACGACCAGTCCCAACGCGAGAGGCTCGCAAAGGG
Encoded proteins:
- a CDS encoding glycosyltransferase — its product is MHQNFPGQFRQLAPYLAQQGHELVAICSHQRPVALTGRILRYQEPAKPTGLPLGSMIWHEGLERAAAVARLCAQLEAQGWRPDRILAHSGWGETIAIDQVWPNVPQIVWPELWVQPHHGGHGHDPLLPVPGLEEHLAQLGRNALTRTALAKARLWILPTRHQANSFPAVFQGARLQVVHEGIDTALACPDPQASYEVRGIAINRHIPTITFINRNLERLRGFDQFLRSLVVIQREHPTVRALIVGDNEGGYGGAHSSGLPLKQVLLEELAGQLDLERIHFLGRVPHPVLIRLLQAGWVHVYLSYPFVLGWSLLEAMACGCCIVGSEGMPVAEVIKNGQQGLLVPIQDQNNLGQTVLKLLANPTLRNQLGQRARQASMAWDQKITLPRLGALVEAASPLP
- a CDS encoding glycosyltransferase family 4 protein → MDLLLITNLYPPQELGGFGRCMADFCWGLMQRGHRLQVISSDAPYLGPSSHGPSGEPVNRCLTLKGTFEGGMRFLGDRPKCLSIDHDNQKLIKHWLGLKEWDGILVGNLEMLGPELLLPLVSQGCSVLHHVGFITPPYPAELQPIHANYLPVAASRCVRKSLVASGFNHQPIPVVYPGARVGLFETSLTTNALPPKPLGTAASPLKVCFAGILMSTKGVQTLADAIVILHRQGIRVQANFAGKPYQKGLQQLLSANMAEGGLEENYFFGELSRTQLARFLRIHHVLVFPSIYPEAFGIVAAEAMASGLALVSSGVGGASELFEDGVSGLRFEPGNAPHLAQQLKRLLDEPGLLEKLQSVGKARVHERFSVTHSAQQLENLFMHYGKGDAASTKAPSLGSVIF
- a CDS encoding glycosyltransferase, with product MQPLPALITSADLLPGGGLLNGRRWAGQQLLLGWAEASGARPMALAHAQPSSLQSLMPMLRQAGFSGELHGLGLLEPQAIAPWGGLFLPDPSIGRWAQWRQQAGPASFSLIGQIHTLSTPAAQAHLQDLVSEPVQPWDALICSSTAGREVVRAVIHDRWQQLASRVAPGQLVGEPISPQLPVIPLPLPIRQMRANLPSRAAGRAALDLPANAAVILWLGRLSWLTKLDPWPSYALLERLAGRLARPLVLIECGPDDVQPAAAGLEKLRALCPGVRFVRLGGEQPVEEAVKWQALAAADVALSLVDNIQETFGLAVAEAMAAGLPVVASNWDGYRDLVRDGLDGFLVPCRWAASAPALSTKLAWQQFTGLQSFPAVAGALAQLVQVDGRAAESALFSLLEDAPMAAAMGRAARQRAEQSFAQQVVMAQYEALFEELADRRLLEVAHCSPQPPPLALDPVRAFRGYASTTPPEIGWANENMLADLPVALRQERQPIWSLLQASASQHDQPALLHDLWRKHR
- a CDS encoding glycosyltransferase produces the protein MRILISHNNYPSQFRRLAPALAEQGHEVVFVAQQQEWHAQAPGPGVRLITYQPHRVGGSEALHPYLRRFEACVLQGQAAYRACHALSQEGWQPDFILNHVGFGNGFYLSDLFPQARRIGLFEWYYNSHGADVDFLRRGDVEPDRAMRLRTWNAQILLELAHCHIGVVPTQWQWQQFPEHLRGHLQVIHEGVDVQRLSQLRSAGLPRPACLPEDSPLEILTYVSRGFEDYRGFPQAMQAIALLQARRPNLHVLIAGSDQVAYGASRSDGRSWGAWAREELPLDDARTHWLGPLQEGEYHQLLACSDVHLYLTVPFVLSWSLIEAMAAGCCLVASATAPVQEVLTDGKSARLVDFFCPEAQAQAIAELLDDQSQRERLAKGAAQAALGFTSIGGLASWSALLSLNSDQTAHSAFL